The following are from one region of the Novosphingobium humi genome:
- the uppS gene encoding polyprenyl diphosphate synthase, with amino-acid sequence MDGNGRWAKKRHLPRVLGHQRGVEAVRRLIRGVRGMGLEAVTLYAFSSENWRRPEQEVSDLMGLLKRFIISDIDEIAANGVRLKIIGDYKALSDDIVELLEGAMARTAGNRELTLAIALNYGSQQEIARAAAAAAAKGEITAEAIEAELDTACLPPLDLVVRTSGEVRLSNFLLWQAAYAEMWFTDVLWPDFTPDHLAHALGAFGQRERRFGGR; translated from the coding sequence ATGGATGGCAATGGCCGCTGGGCCAAGAAGCGCCATTTGCCCCGCGTGCTGGGGCACCAGCGCGGGGTCGAGGCGGTGCGCCGCCTGATCCGCGGGGTGCGCGGCATGGGGCTGGAGGCGGTGACGCTTTATGCGTTTTCGTCGGAAAACTGGCGCCGCCCGGAACAGGAAGTGTCCGACCTGATGGGGCTGCTCAAGCGGTTTATCATCAGCGATATCGATGAAATCGCGGCCAATGGCGTGCGGTTGAAAATAATCGGTGATTACAAGGCCTTGTCGGATGATATTGTCGAATTGCTTGAAGGTGCGATGGCGCGCACGGCGGGCAATCGCGAACTGACGCTGGCCATTGCGCTCAATTACGGCAGCCAGCAGGAGATCGCCCGCGCGGCGGCGGCGGCGGCGGCCAAGGGCGAGATTACCGCCGAGGCCATCGAGGCCGAACTCGACACCGCCTGCTTGCCACCGCTCGATCTGGTGGTGCGCACCAGCGGCGAGGTGCGCCTGTCGAACTTCCTGCTGTGGCAGGCGGCCTATGCCGAAATGTGGTTCACCGATGTGTTGTGGCCCGATTTCACGCCCGACCATCTGGCTCACGCGCTTGGCGCCTTCGGCCAGCGGGAGCGCCGTTTTGGCGGTCGCTGA
- the frr gene encoding ribosome recycling factor gives MAAPKYDKADLERRMKGAVESLKGDLSGLRTGRANTALLDPITVEIYGSHMPLNACATVAAPESRMLTVTVWDRSSVTPVEKAIRSAGLGLNPITDGNTIRLPIPDLTEERRKELAKLASKYAEGARIAIRNVRRDGMEALKADENKKLISEDERKRFETEVQKLTDEAIKGADEAAAAKEKEILGK, from the coding sequence ATGGCTGCTCCCAAATATGACAAGGCTGATCTTGAGCGCCGGATGAAGGGCGCGGTGGAATCGCTGAAGGGCGACCTGTCGGGCCTGCGCACGGGCCGCGCCAATACCGCGCTGCTCGATCCGATCACGGTCGAGATCTATGGCAGCCACATGCCGCTCAACGCCTGCGCCACGGTGGCCGCGCCCGAATCGCGCATGCTGACCGTGACCGTGTGGGATCGTTCGAGCGTGACGCCGGTGGAAAAGGCGATCCGTTCGGCGGGTCTGGGGCTGAACCCGATCACCGATGGCAACACCATCCGTCTGCCGATCCCCGATCTGACCGAGGAACGCCGCAAGGAACTGGCGAAGCTCGCCAGCAAATATGCCGAAGGCGCGCGCATCGCGATACGCAATGTCCGCCGCGACGGCATGGAAGCCTTGAAGGCCGATGAGAACAAGAAGCTGATCTCGGAAGACGAGCGCAAGCGCTTTGAAACCGAAGTGCAGAAGCTGACCGACGAGGCGATCAAGGGCGCCGACGAAGCCGCCGCGGCCAAGGAAAAGGAAATCCTGGGCAAGTGA
- a CDS encoding phosphatidate cytidylyltransferase — MAVAEGEGAAAPKKNSDLKARTLSAIVMVAVAGGALWLGGLPWMVFVLLVATGVLWEWSKLSRAIVASWWARVLWLVAGVAYVGLAAEMLIVLRAEDTVSVMIPVLAVIATDIGAYFAGRTFGGPKIAPKISPSKTWSGLVGGAIGASLAVGAVQAYALWRAAREMAALHLTSTTSPLAINWLEVVAAGVLAAIIAQTGDFFESWMKRRAGVKDSGHLIPGHGGLFDRVDGLLAVLFVAGVIGAVGRF, encoded by the coding sequence TTGGCGGTCGCTGAGGGCGAGGGGGCTGCGGCTCCCAAAAAGAATTCCGATCTCAAGGCGCGCACGCTTTCGGCCATCGTGATGGTGGCGGTGGCAGGCGGGGCGCTGTGGCTGGGCGGCTTGCCGTGGATGGTCTTCGTGCTGCTGGTGGCGACGGGCGTGTTGTGGGAGTGGAGCAAGCTCTCGCGCGCGATTGTGGCCAGCTGGTGGGCGAGGGTGCTCTGGCTGGTGGCGGGCGTGGCCTATGTCGGACTGGCGGCCGAGATGCTGATCGTGCTGCGGGCCGAGGATACCGTCTCGGTGATGATTCCGGTGCTGGCGGTGATTGCCACCGATATCGGCGCCTATTTTGCCGGGCGCACCTTTGGCGGGCCCAAGATCGCGCCGAAAATCAGCCCCAGCAAAACCTGGAGCGGACTGGTCGGCGGGGCGATCGGGGCCAGTCTGGCCGTGGGCGCGGTTCAGGCCTATGCGCTGTGGCGGGCCGCCCGCGAAATGGCCGCGCTGCACCTGACCAGCACGACATCGCCCTTGGCCATCAACTGGTTGGAGGTGGTCGCTGCGGGCGTGCTGGCCGCCATCATCGCCCAAACTGGTGATTTTTTCGAAAGCTGGATGAAGCGCCGCGCGGGGGTCAAGGACTCCGGCCATCTCATTCCGGGCCACGGCGGTTTGTTCGACAGGGTTGACGGTTTGCTCGCCGTGCTGTTCGTTGCCGGTGTTATCGGCGCAGTAGGAAGATTCTAA
- the rseP gene encoding RIP metalloprotease RseP gives MTILAFALLLGPLVLVHELGHYLVGRWCGVRVVAFSIGFGREIAGWTDRRGTRWKLSMLPLGGYVQFAGDMNPASAGVDKIPLDIKEREGWFHFKPLWQRFLIVLAGPATNLIVAVLVFAAFNMAYGRLTVPAVVGRFSENSAAQAAGVQLGDRIVAIDGKAISGFEQIPDAVKPFPGETVRLQIERSGQKLTIPVTLASEMMKDGLGNSARIGRLGVGRPLGDTEVIHIRMGVVESFVTAGDQSLHLMGLIATGLKQIVTGQRSVREMSGPIKMAQYSGQTLQMGWLPFVSFAAFISINLAFINLLPIPALDGGHLAFYVAEAVRRKPLDAKSQEWAFRTGIAFVLALMVFVTINDLVPADLFGL, from the coding sequence ATGACAATCCTTGCCTTTGCCTTGCTGCTGGGGCCTTTGGTGCTGGTGCATGAACTGGGCCATTATCTGGTGGGCCGCTGGTGCGGGGTAAGGGTGGTGGCCTTTTCGATCGGTTTTGGCCGGGAGATCGCGGGCTGGACCGACCGACGCGGTACGCGCTGGAAGCTCTCGATGCTGCCGCTGGGCGGCTATGTCCAGTTTGCGGGCGACATGAATCCGGCCTCGGCGGGGGTGGACAAGATCCCGCTCGACATCAAGGAGCGCGAGGGCTGGTTCCATTTCAAGCCCTTGTGGCAGCGTTTCCTGATCGTTCTGGCGGGGCCGGCGACCAATCTGATCGTGGCGGTGCTGGTGTTCGCCGCCTTCAACATGGCCTATGGGCGCTTGACCGTGCCGGCGGTGGTGGGGCGTTTCAGCGAGAATTCGGCGGCGCAGGCGGCGGGTGTGCAGTTGGGCGACCGGATCGTGGCCATCGACGGCAAGGCGATTTCGGGTTTCGAACAGATCCCCGATGCGGTCAAACCCTTTCCCGGCGAAACCGTGCGTTTGCAGATCGAACGTTCGGGTCAGAAGCTGACCATTCCGGTGACGCTGGCGTCCGAAATGATGAAGGACGGGCTGGGCAACAGCGCGCGGATCGGGCGGCTGGGCGTGGGGCGGCCGCTGGGCGACACCGAGGTGATCCACATCCGCATGGGCGTCGTCGAATCCTTTGTGACCGCGGGCGACCAGTCGCTGCATCTGATGGGGCTGATCGCCACGGGCCTGAAACAGATCGTGACCGGCCAGCGCAGCGTGCGCGAGATGAGCGGGCCGATTAAAATGGCGCAATATTCGGGCCAGACCCTGCAAATGGGATGGTTGCCGTTTGTGTCCTTTGCGGCTTTCATTTCAATTAATTTGGCATTCATCAATCTGCTGCCAATCCCGGCGCTGGATGGTGGACATCTGGCATTTTACGTGGCCGAAGCGGTGCGGCGCAAACCCTTGGATGCAAAGAGCCAGGAATGGGCTTTTCGCACCGGGATTGCCTTTGTGCTGGCGTTGATGGTGTTCGTCACGATCAACGATCTGGTGCCGGCGGATCTGTTCGGCCTTTGA
- a CDS encoding CDP-alcohol phosphatidyltransferase family protein, protein MPGGLTLRALAPNAITSAALCCGLTGIRFAIQGDWEKSVLAVILAGVLDGIDGRIARLLKAQSRFGAELDSLADAISFGVAPALIVFLWSLKDVPRLGWFAALAFAICMALRLARFNARIDLPDEPRKQAGFLTGVPAPVGAGLAFLPIYLWIASGGEASGDPIFRDPRIVGVWLAFNAFLLISAIPTLSWKSLRPRRSIRLELIALFGIVFAALLSEPWLTLVGICVVYLILIPVGLLMYMRVRRPRGARAHEVRGEAGE, encoded by the coding sequence ATGCCCGGCGGGCTGACGCTGCGGGCGCTGGCGCCCAATGCGATTACCTCGGCGGCGCTGTGCTGCGGTTTGACCGGCATACGCTTTGCCATTCAGGGCGATTGGGAAAAGTCGGTGCTGGCGGTGATTCTGGCCGGCGTGCTTGACGGTATCGACGGCCGCATCGCTCGCCTGCTCAAGGCCCAGTCGCGCTTTGGCGCGGAACTTGACAGTCTGGCTGATGCCATTTCCTTTGGCGTGGCGCCCGCGCTGATCGTATTTCTGTGGTCGCTTAAGGATGTGCCGCGTCTTGGCTGGTTTGCCGCGCTGGCTTTCGCGATCTGCATGGCCTTGCGCCTTGCCCGTTTCAACGCCCGCATCGATTTGCCTGACGAGCCGCGCAAACAGGCCGGTTTTTTGACCGGTGTTCCCGCGCCGGTGGGGGCAGGGCTGGCCTTTCTGCCGATCTATCTGTGGATTGCCAGCGGCGGCGAGGCTTCGGGTGATCCTATTTTTCGTGATCCGCGTATCGTTGGGGTCTGGCTGGCCTTCAATGCTTTCCTGCTCATTTCGGCCATCCCGACGCTCAGCTGGAAGTCGCTGCGCCCACGCCGCTCGATCCGTCTTGAACTGATCGCCCTTTTTGGTATCGTTTTTGCCGCCTTGCTCAGTGAGCCTTGGCTTACGCTGGTGGGGATCTGTGTCGTCTATCTGATCCTGATCCCGGTCGGTTTGCTGATGTATATGCGAGTCAGGCGGCCGCGTGGCGCAAGGGCGCATGAAGTGCGCGGCGAGGCTGGGGAATAA
- a CDS encoding phosphatidylserine decarboxylase encodes MPGEILDNQGRGTAGWHWPAVHPEARKFAAVSALACLMAALMGWSLLAWPLGILTYGICAFFRDPLRVTPRGDRYVVAPADGLITLIQKVAPPRELVMEDGTGTPGLPDALVTRVSIFMSVFDVHINRAPINGTVSRVIYIPGKFLNADLDKASEENERQHILIDRGNGTMIGFTQIAGLVARRIVPFVKPGDIIGAGQRVGLIRFGSRVDVYLPEGTEPKVLLGQRTVAGETILAEIGDVGLIEGVSQ; translated from the coding sequence ATGCCCGGAGAAATTCTTGATAACCAGGGGCGTGGCACTGCCGGATGGCACTGGCCCGCCGTACACCCCGAAGCGCGCAAATTCGCTGCGGTTTCCGCCCTTGCCTGCCTGATGGCGGCGCTGATGGGGTGGAGCTTGCTGGCATGGCCGCTCGGTATTTTAACCTATGGGATTTGCGCGTTTTTCCGCGATCCCCTGCGCGTGACGCCGCGCGGCGACCGCTATGTCGTGGCGCCCGCCGATGGCCTCATCACGCTGATCCAGAAGGTGGCCCCGCCGCGTGAACTGGTGATGGAGGATGGCACCGGAACGCCAGGACTGCCCGATGCCCTGGTTACCCGCGTGTCGATTTTCATGAGCGTGTTTGACGTTCATATCAACCGCGCGCCCATCAATGGCACCGTTTCGCGCGTCATCTACATTCCGGGCAAGTTCCTGAACGCCGACCTCGACAAGGCCAGCGAAGAGAATGAGCGTCAGCATATCCTGATCGATCGCGGCAATGGCACGATGATCGGCTTTACCCAGATCGCGGGCCTTGTTGCTCGTCGCATCGTGCCTTTCGTCAAGCCCGGCGACATTATCGGCGCGGGCCAGCGCGTGGGCCTGATTCGTTTCGGCAGCCGCGTTGACGTCTATCTGCCAGAGGGCACAGAGCCCAAGGTTTTGCTGGGGCAACGCACGGTGGCCGGGGAAACCATTCTGGCCGAAATCGGCGATGTCGGCCTGATCGAGGGCGTGAGCCAGTGA
- a CDS encoding 1-deoxy-D-xylulose-5-phosphate reductoisomerase: MRSISVLGATGSIGASTLDLIRRNRAEWRVVALTANGNAQALAALAREFEAEVAVCADAAALPALREALAGTNIEAAAGAEALVDAARRPADIVMASIVGCAGLAPTMAAIEQGRTVALANKEALVSAGELMIAAVARHGTTLLPVDSEHNAIFQCLSGNKVDHVRWITLTASGGPFRDWSLEQLQSATPAQAIKHPNWSMGAKISVDSASMMNKGLEFIEAYHLFPVGLDRLRIIVHPQSIIHSMVEYHDGSTLAQLGPSDMRVPIASCLAWPERMETPLSSQLDLAAIGELTFRAPDETRFPATRLARQAAHAGGGIPAVLNAANEVAVDAFLNGRIGFTRIPAMVEDVLNAYAPPPPAAIDEVHEVDAQARRRAAALLEMA, translated from the coding sequence GTGCGATCAATTTCCGTTTTGGGCGCCACAGGTTCTATTGGTGCCTCCACGCTGGATCTGATCCGCCGCAATCGCGCGGAGTGGCGTGTCGTGGCGTTGACCGCCAATGGCAATGCGCAGGCTCTGGCTGCGCTGGCGCGTGAGTTTGAGGCTGAGGTGGCGGTTTGCGCTGATGCCGCCGCGCTGCCTGCATTGCGTGAGGCTTTGGCCGGGACCAATATCGAGGCAGCGGCAGGGGCGGAGGCGCTGGTCGATGCGGCGCGCCGCCCGGCTGATATCGTGATGGCCTCGATTGTCGGTTGCGCAGGGCTGGCCCCCACGATGGCCGCCATCGAACAAGGCCGAACCGTGGCGCTGGCCAACAAGGAAGCGCTGGTTTCGGCGGGCGAATTGATGATCGCGGCGGTGGCGCGGCATGGCACCACGCTGTTGCCGGTCGATTCCGAACATAATGCGATTTTCCAATGCCTGTCGGGCAATAAGGTCGATCATGTCCGCTGGATCACGCTGACGGCCAGCGGCGGCCCGTTCCGCGACTGGAGCCTTGAGCAATTGCAGAGCGCCACCCCGGCGCAGGCGATCAAGCATCCCAACTGGAGCATGGGCGCCAAGATTAGCGTCGATTCGGCCAGCATGATGAACAAGGGTCTCGAATTTATCGAGGCCTATCATCTGTTTCCCGTGGGCCTCGACCGGCTGCGGATCATTGTGCATCCCCAATCGATCATTCATTCGATGGTCGAATATCACGATGGTTCGACGCTGGCCCAATTGGGGCCGTCCGACATGCGCGTGCCGATCGCCTCGTGCCTCGCCTGGCCGGAACGGATGGAGACGCCGCTCTCGAGCCAGCTCGATCTGGCCGCGATTGGCGAATTGACCTTCCGCGCGCCCGATGAAACCCGTTTCCCCGCCACAAGGCTCGCGCGGCAGGCGGCCCATGCGGGTGGCGGCATTCCCGCCGTGCTGAATGCGGCCAATGAGGTGGCGGTCGATGCCTTCCTCAACGGGCGGATCGGCTTTACCCGCATTCCGGCGATGGTCGAGGATGTGCTCAATGCCTATGCGCCGCCTCCTCCGGCTGCTATTGACGAGGTGCATGAGGTGGATGCGCAGGCCCGCCGCCGCGCCGCCGCCTTGCTGGAGATGGCCTGA
- the tsf gene encoding translation elongation factor Ts, translating into MAFTAADVKNLRERTGAGMMDCQKALKEANGDMEAAVDALRAKGLAAAAKKSSRTAAEGLVGLAIAGTKGIAVEVNSETDFVAKNDQFQDFVRKTTEAALNGDITDVEALKAAAYPDGGTVGEKLTSNVATIGENQQVRRIKAVSVSEGVVVAYMHNAAAPNLGKIGVLVALEGNAPADVLEPLGKQIGMHIAAAFPLALSAEDLDASLIERERKIAAEKAAESGKPEAVQAKMIEGAVAKYAKENALLSQLFVMDGKTPVSDVVAAAAKAAGATIKLVDYVRFQLGEGIEKEETDFAAEVAAAAGLK; encoded by the coding sequence ATGGCCTTTACTGCCGCCGACGTGAAGAACCTGCGCGAACGCACTGGCGCTGGCATGATGGATTGCCAGAAGGCGCTCAAGGAAGCCAATGGCGACATGGAAGCGGCCGTTGACGCGCTGCGCGCCAAGGGTCTGGCTGCCGCCGCCAAGAAGTCGAGCCGCACGGCTGCCGAAGGTCTGGTTGGTCTGGCGATCGCCGGCACCAAGGGCATCGCGGTCGAAGTGAACTCGGAAACCGACTTCGTCGCCAAGAACGACCAGTTCCAGGACTTCGTGCGCAAGACGACCGAAGCTGCTTTGAACGGCGACATCACCGACGTCGAAGCTCTCAAGGCTGCTGCCTATCCTGACGGCGGCACGGTTGGCGAAAAGCTGACCAGCAACGTCGCCACCATCGGCGAAAACCAGCAGGTCCGCCGTATCAAGGCTGTTTCGGTTTCCGAGGGCGTGGTCGTGGCTTACATGCACAATGCTGCTGCCCCCAACCTGGGCAAGATCGGCGTGCTGGTCGCTCTGGAAGGCAATGCTCCGGCCGACGTTCTGGAGCCGCTGGGCAAGCAGATCGGCATGCACATTGCCGCCGCTTTCCCGCTGGCCCTGTCGGCTGAAGATCTGGACGCCTCGCTGATCGAGCGCGAGCGCAAGATCGCCGCGGAAAAGGCCGCTGAATCGGGCAAGCCCGAAGCCGTTCAGGCCAAGATGATCGAAGGCGCCGTGGCCAAGTATGCCAAGGAAAACGCTCTTCTGTCGCAGCTGTTCGTGATGGACGGCAAGACCCCCGTCTCCGACGTTGTTGCCGCTGCCGCCAAGGCTGCCGGCGCCACGATCAAGCTGGTGGACTATGTCCGCTTCCAGCTGGGCGAAGGCATCGAAAAGGAAGAAACCGACTTCGCCGCCGAAGTGGCTGCTGCCGCCGGCCTGAAGTAA
- the rpsB gene encoding 30S ribosomal protein S2 has protein sequence MAAPVVTIQQLIEAGAHFGHQTHRWNPRMKPYIFGARNGIHILDLSQTVPLFSRALEFISATVQAGGKVLFVGTKRQAQEPIAEAARAAGQHFVNHRWLGGMLTNWKTISQSIKRLKTLEERLSSATSGLTKKEVLQLTRERDKLELSLGGIRDMGGIPDVMFVIDANKEELAIKEANVLGIPVVAILDSNVSPEGIAFPIPANDDASRAIRLYCDAVAAAATKGNRAAVVASGADIGAMAEPVAEEVIEG, from the coding sequence ATGGCGGCTCCCGTCGTTACGATTCAGCAGCTCATCGAAGCCGGTGCCCACTTCGGCCACCAGACCCACCGTTGGAACCCGCGCATGAAGCCCTATATCTTCGGCGCGCGCAACGGCATCCACATCCTCGACCTGTCGCAGACCGTGCCGCTCTTCAGCCGCGCTCTGGAGTTCATTTCGGCGACCGTTCAGGCCGGTGGCAAGGTTCTGTTCGTCGGCACCAAGCGCCAGGCCCAGGAGCCCATCGCTGAAGCCGCTCGCGCAGCTGGTCAGCACTTCGTCAACCACCGCTGGCTGGGCGGCATGCTCACCAACTGGAAGACGATCAGCCAGTCGATCAAGCGTCTCAAGACGCTGGAAGAGCGCCTGTCGAGCGCCACTTCGGGTCTGACCAAGAAGGAAGTGCTTCAGCTGACCCGCGAGCGCGACAAGCTTGAGCTGTCGCTGGGCGGTATCCGCGACATGGGCGGCATCCCCGACGTGATGTTCGTGATCGACGCCAACAAGGAAGAGCTGGCGATCAAGGAAGCCAACGTGCTGGGTATCCCGGTCGTTGCCATCCTCGACTCGAACGTTTCGCCCGAAGGCATCGCTTTCCCGATCCCCGCCAACGATGACGCCTCGCGCGCCATCCGCCTGTATTGCGATGCTGTTGCCGCTGCTGCCACCAAGGGCAACCGCGCTGCTGTGGTCGCTTCGGGCGCGGACATCGGCGCGATGGCCGAGCCGGTTGCCGAAGAAGTGATCGAAGGCTGA
- the pyrH gene encoding UMP kinase produces the protein MAQPQYKRVLLKLSGEVLMGSQPFGIDPEFVAEMAAEVKAAKESGLEICLVIGGGNIFRGMAGAAKGMDRAQADYMGMLATVMNALAMQNALEQLGVPTRVQSAIEMDKVCEPVIRRRAERHLEKGRVVIFAAGVGAPYFTTDSGAALRAAEMRCDALLKGTSVDGVYNADPKQDPAAKRYDTIDYDTVLADNLKVMDASAVALCRDNKIPIVVFSIRERGNLARVLAGQGVQTIVQ, from the coding sequence ATGGCTCAGCCCCAATATAAGCGCGTTTTGCTGAAACTTTCGGGCGAAGTGTTGATGGGAAGCCAGCCTTTCGGCATCGACCCGGAATTTGTGGCCGAAATGGCCGCAGAGGTGAAGGCGGCCAAGGAAAGCGGTCTGGAAATCTGTCTGGTGATCGGCGGGGGCAATATCTTTCGCGGCATGGCCGGCGCCGCCAAGGGCATGGACCGCGCGCAGGCCGACTATATGGGCATGCTGGCCACGGTCATGAACGCGCTGGCGATGCAGAATGCGCTCGAGCAACTGGGCGTGCCCACCCGCGTGCAGAGCGCGATCGAGATGGACAAGGTGTGCGAGCCGGTCATCCGCCGCCGCGCCGAGCGCCATCTGGAAAAGGGCCGGGTGGTGATCTTTGCCGCAGGGGTTGGCGCGCCCTATTTCACGACGGATTCGGGCGCGGCCCTGCGCGCGGCCGAAATGCGCTGCGACGCTTTGCTCAAGGGCACCAGCGTGGACGGCGTGTATAATGCCGATCCCAAGCAGGATCCTGCGGCAAAGCGTTACGACACCATCGACTATGACACTGTTCTGGCCGACAACCTCAAGGTAATGGATGCCAGCGCGGTCGCGCTGTGCCGTGACAACAAGATTCCGATCGTCGTCTTTTCCATCCGCGAACGTGGCAATCTGGCCCGCGTGCTGGCCGGACAGGGCGTCCAGACGATTGTGCAGTAA
- a CDS encoding TolC family protein, protein MLAAAPEPGLPDPAAVAQALASHPGVEAANARTRAAEAELRVLERGPYDYNLQTSYNRRSIRQESIYDEFEAQLTKGVRWPGKVRLDRQIGQYGLTAQKNRAEDTRHQTALMLADYWWAWLSAAGEAEVDRQSVANYQTLLSAVKRRVELRDASALEADQTMAALEAARLAAEKSSGREKVARSRLQAQFPAMTLPDHAEAIPTPHEPEGGLTHLRDLVFARSHEIAAAEATANMAEASAERARADRIADPQVGVRVFSDKGGIERGAGLIFIMPFGNGRRSALADQAGANAAAAGADLQAVRRSLQETADSDLAGAQAALHAWERADASRRAQEAALAKVRRGFQAGALDLSELLLTERQTQDAARAESIARADAHAAITRLRIDSHHLWIGDDED, encoded by the coding sequence GTGTTGGCGGCGGCACCGGAACCGGGCCTGCCCGATCCCGCCGCCGTGGCGCAGGCCCTGGCCAGCCACCCCGGTGTTGAGGCCGCCAATGCCCGCACCCGCGCCGCCGAGGCCGAGTTGCGCGTGCTTGAGCGTGGCCCCTATGATTACAATCTGCAAACTTCGTATAACCGGCGCTCCATCCGTCAGGAAAGCATCTATGACGAGTTCGAGGCGCAGCTTACCAAGGGCGTGCGCTGGCCGGGCAAGGTTCGGCTGGACCGCCAGATCGGCCAATATGGGCTGACCGCGCAAAAGAACCGCGCCGAGGATACCCGCCACCAGACCGCGCTGATGCTGGCCGATTACTGGTGGGCGTGGCTATCGGCGGCGGGCGAGGCCGAGGTGGATCGGCAGAGCGTGGCCAATTACCAGACGCTGCTCTCGGCGGTGAAGCGGCGGGTCGAATTGCGTGACGCCTCGGCGCTGGAGGCCGATCAGACGATGGCGGCGCTGGAGGCCGCGCGTCTGGCGGCCGAGAAGTCGAGCGGGCGCGAGAAGGTTGCGCGCAGCCGGTTGCAGGCGCAATTTCCGGCCATGACCCTGCCCGATCATGCCGAGGCCATTCCCACCCCGCATGAGCCCGAAGGGGGGCTGACGCATCTGCGCGATCTGGTCTTTGCCCGCAGCCACGAGATCGCCGCCGCCGAGGCCACCGCGAACATGGCGGAAGCCAGCGCCGAACGCGCCCGTGCCGACCGGATTGCCGATCCGCAGGTGGGCGTGCGCGTCTTTTCCGACAAGGGCGGGATCGAGCGCGGGGCAGGGCTGATCTTCATCATGCCCTTTGGCAACGGGCGACGCAGCGCCTTGGCCGATCAGGCCGGGGCCAATGCCGCCGCCGCCGGGGCGGATCTTCAGGCCGTTCGCCGGTCGCTTCAGGAAACCGCCGACTCCGATCTGGCCGGGGCGCAGGCCGCGCTCCACGCATGGGAACGCGCCGATGCGAGCCGCCGCGCGCAGGAGGCTGCGCTGGCCAAGGTCCGCCGCGGGTTTCAGGCGGGCGCGCTCGACCTGTCCGAACTGCTTTTGACCGAGCGCCAGACGCAGGATGCCGCGCGGGCCGAGAGCATCGCGCGCGCCGATGCCCATGCCGCCATCACCCGCCTGCGCATCGACAGCCACCATCTGTGGATCGGCGATGATGAGGATTGA